From the genome of Campylobacter concisus, one region includes:
- a CDS encoding DUF2157 domain-containing protein yields the protein MNFLNRIFLAKELDRWQSDGIVDKETAIKIANLYDIDPDAHSDKMSFVLKLVAYLFFALAFFTLVGANWEEIPRLGRLALVLFVLGLVNFGGIYYLAKGKENLSTAMFFLGNFCFGAAIALIAQIYNISDEPSGGILLWSIGAFAVSFASKKGVLVAQSLIFATVWFFMRGYQGDFGFGFIIFIVLGAYTLYKDDSKWLAFVLFIDIFIYIISFCGYISGLRAIFDYGFLFGLPMVAIVSLSYALLLISISPLLDKFRVGLGTFAKEFGKNFGVFVLLLCLLLFEERNLFEVADEELWFVKSFFKSNFGFVFILFSVAYFALFFKEKNKSGLLLGALLVSLPFVFSYGPGYANIFFSLANIITAAVLIKKGELKLGLCMIFLVAAVRYFQLIGDYIGATALFMVFAFIVLVVARKRGKK from the coding sequence ATGAACTTTTTAAATAGAATTTTTCTAGCAAAAGAGCTGGATCGGTGGCAAAGTGACGGTATAGTCGATAAAGAGACCGCTATAAAAATAGCAAATTTATATGACATCGACCCTGACGCTCACAGCGATAAGATGAGTTTTGTCCTAAAACTCGTAGCATATCTCTTTTTTGCACTGGCATTTTTTACTCTCGTTGGTGCAAATTGGGAAGAGATACCTAGACTAGGACGTTTGGCGCTTGTGTTGTTTGTACTTGGGCTTGTAAATTTTGGTGGAATTTACTATCTCGCAAAGGGAAAGGAAAATCTATCAACGGCGATGTTTTTTCTTGGAAATTTCTGCTTTGGTGCGGCGATTGCTCTTATTGCTCAAATTTATAACATTAGTGATGAGCCAAGCGGCGGTATCTTGCTTTGGAGTATTGGAGCGTTTGCGGTTTCTTTTGCTAGTAAAAAAGGTGTGTTAGTAGCCCAAAGCCTTATCTTTGCAACGGTTTGGTTTTTTATGAGAGGCTATCAGGGTGATTTTGGTTTTGGCTTTATCATTTTTATAGTACTTGGCGCATATACGCTTTACAAAGACGACTCAAAATGGCTTGCTTTTGTACTTTTTATAGATATTTTTATATACATCATTTCATTTTGCGGCTACATTAGTGGTCTTAGAGCGATATTTGATTATGGATTTTTGTTTGGACTTCCTATGGTTGCGATCGTATCGCTATCTTATGCACTTTTGCTTATTAGCATTTCGCCGCTACTAGATAAATTCAGAGTAGGGCTTGGCACATTTGCAAAAGAATTTGGTAAAAATTTTGGCGTTTTTGTGTTGTTACTTTGTCTGCTTTTATTTGAAGAAAGAAATTTATTTGAGGTTGCAGATGAAGAGCTTTGGTTTGTGAAGTCGTTTTTTAAAAGCAACTTTGGCTTTGTCTTTATACTATTTAGTGTTGCTTATTTTGCACTGTTTTTTAAAGAAAAAAACAAGAGTGGTTTGCTGCTTGGGGCACTGCTCGTGTCGTTGCCCTTTGTCTTTAGCTACGGTCCTGGTTATGCAAATATATTTTTTTCGCTCGCAAATATCATAACAGCTGCGGTTCTTATCAAAAAGGGTGAGTTAAAACTTGGTCTTTGTATGATATTTTTGGTTGCAGCCGTGAGGTATTTCCAACTCATAGGTGATTATATTGGTGCTACGGCGCTATTTATGGTGTTTGCTTTCATAGTGCTAGTTGTGGCTAGAAAAAGAGGCAAAAAATGA
- a CDS encoding GDYXXLXY domain-containing protein — protein MKIKVLIVAVVFQISLIGIMLGYALMPLYFGQEVRVRVNLYDPRDLFRGNYVDLNYEFSNFHSRNFDENDEDDRYIDQYDERVRDGARVYAVLKPDVNGTYSFAKFSISKPDNGVFLAGRYDGYSLVKYGIEQFYMSPDSAANTENEMREEDVDAYAVLMVMENGKARLKDLIIQKSAGKNSKKLFGDENFDKLDDIRQKE, from the coding sequence ATGAAGATAAAAGTATTAATAGTAGCTGTGGTTTTTCAAATTTCGCTTATTGGCATTATGCTTGGCTACGCACTTATGCCACTTTATTTTGGGCAGGAGGTAAGAGTAAGGGTTAATCTTTATGATCCAAGAGATCTTTTTCGCGGAAATTATGTTGATTTAAACTATGAATTTTCAAATTTTCATTCAAGAAATTTTGACGAAAATGATGAAGATGACCGCTATATCGACCAATACGATGAGAGAGTAAGAGATGGGGCTAGAGTTTATGCTGTTTTAAAGCCAGATGTTAATGGCACTTACAGCTTTGCTAAATTTAGTATAAGCAAGCCAGACAATGGAGTGTTTTTAGCTGGTAGATATGACGGCTACTCACTAGTAAAATACGGCATAGAGCAGTTTTATATGTCGCCTGATAGTGCGGCTAATACTGAAAATGAAATGAGAGAAGAAGATGTTGATGCATATGCGGTTTTGATGGTTATGGAAAATGGCAAGGCTAGATTAAAGGATCTAATAATTCAAAAGAGTGCTGGAAAGAATAGTAAAAAATTATTTGGTGATGAAAATTTTGATAAGCTGGATGATATTAGGCAAAAAGAGTAA
- the hypB gene encoding hydrogenase nickel incorporation protein HypB, protein MCKDCGCSMGNHTHVHTHTDGTTHSHPHTHDGHTEHAHDAHEHSHEAHAHPVLNESKTIDVIEKILSENDKEAAHNRAHLDEKKILCVNLMSSPGAGKTTLLEATIKAGKFKIGVVEGDLETNQDADRIVKAGAKAHQISTGQTCHLDAFMVHEGLHHLPLNELDLVFIENVGNLVCPASYDVGSHFNAVLLSVPEGDDKVSKYPVMFRAADVLLITKASLAPHFDFDIERVKNDARKLNPKVDIFVIDSKTGEGIDKWISYLEFKKELR, encoded by the coding sequence ATGTGCAAAGATTGCGGTTGTTCAATGGGTAATCACACCCACGTTCACACTCACACTGATGGCACCACTCACTCGCACCCACACACTCATGATGGGCATACAGAGCACGCTCATGACGCACACGAGCATAGCCACGAGGCTCACGCGCACCCTGTGCTAAACGAGAGTAAAACCATAGACGTGATAGAGAAAATTCTCTCTGAAAACGATAAAGAGGCCGCCCACAATAGAGCTCATCTTGATGAGAAAAAGATACTTTGTGTAAATTTAATGAGTAGCCCAGGCGCTGGTAAGACCACGCTTCTTGAGGCTACGATAAAGGCTGGTAAGTTTAAAATAGGCGTTGTTGAGGGCGATCTTGAAACCAATCAAGATGCCGACCGTATAGTAAAAGCTGGCGCAAAAGCTCATCAGATAAGCACAGGTCAGACCTGTCACTTGGACGCATTTATGGTGCATGAAGGGCTTCATCACCTGCCACTAAACGAGCTTGATCTAGTCTTTATAGAAAATGTTGGAAATTTAGTCTGTCCTGCAAGCTATGACGTTGGCTCGCATTTTAACGCTGTGCTTCTTTCAGTACCAGAGGGCGATGATAAGGTGAGCAAATATCCAGTGATGTTTAGGGCTGCTGACGTGCTTCTTATCACAAAAGCTTCGCTTGCGCCGCACTTTGACTTTGATATCGAGCGAGTGAAAAACGACGCTAGAAAGCTAAATCCAAAGGTCGATATCTTTGTGATAGATAGCAAAACAGGCGAGGGCATCGATAAGTGGATAAGTTATTTGGAATTTAAAAAAGAGCTAAGATAA
- a CDS encoding HypC/HybG/HupF family hydrogenase formation chaperone, giving the protein MCLSIPSKVIEIDENNVATVETLGVTRKVSLDLISEEVKVGEYVLIHVGYAMQKIDTQFALESLEVYQKIAEDMDAGKI; this is encoded by the coding sequence ATGTGTCTCTCGATCCCTTCAAAAGTAATAGAAATAGATGAAAATAACGTTGCCACCGTTGAGACTTTAGGCGTTACTAGAAAGGTAAGCCTAGATCTCATCTCTGAAGAGGTAAAAGTTGGCGAATATGTGCTAATCCACGTTGGATACGCCATGCAAAAGATTGACACGCAGTTTGCGCTTGAGAGCTTAGAGGTCTATCAAAAGATCGCTGAGGATATGGATGCGGGGAAAATTTGA
- the hypD gene encoding hydrogenase formation protein HypD, with amino-acid sequence MDLINDFRDKNLILALSKLIQKESVKPLNIMEICGGHTHSIMKFALPSLVGEHINFVHGPGCPVCVMPKSRIDEACKLASMDNVIFCTLADMLRVPGSKTSLQKLRGEGHDIRALYTPLDALNIAKQNPDKKVIFFAIGFETTTPMSANLVEKVVQGGIKNLYFHINHVTVPAPVRAIMSGENVRIDAFLGPSHVSVITGSKIYKELADEFKRPIAISGFEPLDIMASVLNLVRQQNVGTYEVYNEYARAVKEEGNLKAKELIAKYFEPCDFVWRGLGEIAQSGMKLKDEFAYLDARVQFDCNVESAGESKACICGQILRGLAKPTECKVFGKVCNPQNPIGSCMVSSEGACAAYFKYARVG; translated from the coding sequence ATGGATCTTATCAATGATTTTCGCGACAAAAATTTAATCCTTGCCCTTTCAAAACTCATACAAAAAGAGAGTGTAAAACCGCTAAATATAATGGAAATTTGCGGCGGACACACGCATAGCATTATGAAATTTGCACTGCCAAGCTTGGTTGGAGAGCATATAAATTTCGTCCACGGCCCAGGCTGTCCGGTCTGCGTGATGCCAAAGAGCCGCATAGACGAGGCCTGTAAGCTTGCTAGCATGGATAATGTGATCTTTTGCACGCTAGCTGACATGCTAAGAGTGCCTGGCTCAAAGACAAGCTTGCAAAAACTTCGTGGCGAGGGGCATGATATAAGAGCACTTTACACGCCACTTGATGCGCTAAATATAGCTAAGCAAAATCCAGACAAAAAGGTTATATTTTTTGCCATTGGCTTTGAGACAACGACGCCAATGAGCGCAAATTTGGTTGAAAAAGTGGTGCAAGGGGGCATTAAAAATTTATACTTTCATATAAATCACGTAACCGTCCCAGCACCAGTTAGAGCCATAATGAGCGGTGAAAACGTGAGGATAGATGCATTTTTAGGCCCAAGCCATGTAAGTGTCATCACTGGAAGTAAAATTTACAAAGAGCTAGCAGATGAGTTTAAAAGACCAATAGCCATTAGCGGATTTGAGCCGCTTGACATCATGGCAAGTGTACTAAATTTAGTCCGTCAGCAAAACGTAGGCACTTATGAGGTTTATAACGAGTACGCAAGAGCGGTCAAAGAAGAGGGCAACCTCAAGGCAAAAGAGCTCATCGCTAAGTACTTTGAGCCGTGCGACTTTGTCTGGAGAGGCCTTGGCGAGATAGCGCAAAGTGGCATGAAACTAAAAGATGAGTTTGCCTACCTTGACGCTAGAGTGCAGTTTGACTGCAATGTAGAGAGCGCTGGCGAGAGCAAAGCTTGCATTTGTGGGCAAATTTTAAGAGGGCTAGCAAAGCCAACAGAGTGCAAAGTCTTTGGCAAGGTCTGCAACCCGCAAAATCCGATAGGATCGTGCATGGTATCAAGCGAGGGCGCTTGTGCGGCATATTTTAAATACGCAAGAGTTGGTTAA
- the hypE gene encoding hydrogenase expression/formation protein HypE has protein sequence MKKIMLSHGGGGEEMNSLINETIFKIFDNEILRQSNDSAILNLNGKIAFSSDSFVVTPIFFNGGDIGKIAACGTINDLAMVGASAKYLSCSLIIEEGLSIEELEKVLGSLAKTCKESGVSVVCGDTKVVPKGKCDKIFINTAGIGEIVCEGVELKNLKAGAKILISGDVGRHGGVVLAAREEFELGLDLKSDCKSLKEVALRLFSAGIKPQCMRDATRGGLSAVLNEWAKFAKFDILVFEENIKVADEVMGVCELFGFEPYELANEGTFVMAVDESQAEDALKILREFDKNAMIIGEVMEAKNERVIIENAYKSRRFLEPPKGELLPRIC, from the coding sequence ATGAAAAAGATAATGCTAAGCCACGGCGGCGGCGGCGAGGAGATGAACTCGCTTATAAACGAGACGATATTTAAAATTTTTGATAATGAAATTTTAAGGCAGAGCAACGACTCAGCGATATTAAATTTAAACGGCAAGATCGCATTTAGCTCTGATAGCTTTGTGGTAACTCCCATTTTTTTTAATGGCGGCGACATCGGCAAGATCGCGGCTTGCGGCACGATAAACGACCTTGCGATGGTTGGAGCAAGCGCTAAATACCTAAGCTGCTCGCTCATCATCGAAGAGGGGCTAAGTATAGAGGAGCTTGAAAAGGTGCTTGGCTCACTTGCAAAAACTTGCAAAGAGAGCGGTGTAAGCGTAGTTTGTGGCGATACAAAGGTCGTACCAAAGGGCAAATGCGATAAAATTTTCATAAACACAGCAGGCATCGGCGAGATAGTTTGCGAAGGCGTGGAGCTTAAAAATTTAAAAGCAGGGGCTAAAATTTTAATCTCTGGAGATGTTGGTAGACACGGCGGCGTGGTGCTTGCAGCAAGAGAGGAATTTGAGCTTGGGCTTGATCTAAAAAGTGACTGCAAGAGCCTAAAAGAGGTTGCTTTGAGGCTTTTTAGTGCTGGCATAAAACCGCAGTGCATGCGTGATGCGACTAGGGGTGGGCTAAGTGCAGTGCTAAATGAATGGGCTAAATTTGCTAAATTTGACATCTTAGTTTTTGAAGAAAATATCAAGGTCGCAGACGAAGTGATGGGCGTTTGTGAGCTATTTGGATTTGAGCCTTATGAGCTTGCAAATGAGGGCACTTTTGTGATGGCTGTTGATGAGAGCCAGGCCGAGGACGCGCTTAAAATTTTAAGAGAATTTGACAAAAATGCGATGATAATAGGCGAGGTAATGGAAGCAAAAAACGAGCGCGTCATCATCGAAAATGCCTATAAATCAAGAAGATTTCTCGAGCCGCCAAAGGGCGAGCTACTGCCAAGGATATGCTAA
- the hypA gene encoding hydrogenase maturation nickel metallochaperone HypA, whose protein sequence is MHELSIVQNLVSLCEKNAAKENAKEISRIEIKVGRLSGVEPHYLQSAFDVYKAGTICENAELVINLQGIVIECLDCRFGGELSENDFTCPKCKSQNLKVTDGEDMYLMRLEMK, encoded by the coding sequence ATGCACGAGCTTAGTATCGTTCAAAATTTAGTTAGCCTTTGCGAGAAAAATGCCGCCAAAGAAAATGCCAAAGAGATAAGCAGGATCGAGATAAAGGTCGGCCGTTTAAGCGGAGTGGAGCCTCATTATTTGCAGAGCGCTTTTGATGTTTATAAGGCTGGTACGATCTGCGAAAACGCCGAACTTGTGATAAATTTACAAGGCATTGTTATTGAGTGTTTGGATTGTAGATTTGGCGGGGAGCTTAGCGAAAATGACTTTACCTGTCCAAAGTGCAAAAGTCAAAATTTAAAGGTGACTGACGGCGAAGATATGTATCTGATGCGCCTTGAGATGAAGTAA